In the Triticum aestivum cultivar Chinese Spring chromosome 2B, IWGSC CS RefSeq v2.1, whole genome shotgun sequence genome, gagagaggcacCACTATACGCTTCCAACAAGAGAACAATTGCATTGCAAACACTTGCCGATTTTGCGGTTAGTGAATATTGCCGGTCTACACAAGGCTGCTAATTAATTAAGCTCCGAAATTAACACCATAAACAAAGGGGAATAATCACTGCCAGCAGTGGCGAGCATTCTGAAATCTGAAACCTCGACTAATCACTCAGCTAAGGTGTGCGATGTCGACCTCGTCAGGTAACTTGAAGGTatccgcagccccaaacttcttcCTCCCCTCCTTCCACTCGTCCTCGTCCTCCAGGCTGTCGCTGTCGTCGTTCTCATGCCCGTGGCTTGATGGAGTCATAGGGTCCTCAACACTCTTTGACTTGCAGTGGCCGTTGGCGAGCATGGTGACCTGGCGGAGGTGGGAGATCTCGACGACGACGGTCTCGTCGTTGCTGGGGAGTGGCTGCTTCCATGGCTCGCCGTCGACCCTCATGAACGTGTGGTCGGCTGCTCCTTTGTGGAACTCAAACCGGATCCTATGAGCCTGGACAGTGAAATTGCCGTCAAAGCCAGTCGGTTGTCAGTCAGCAATGAAATGAATCTGCAGCGTACTGAATGGTGAAAGAACCAAGGTACTTCACCTGTGCTAGACGAGTCCCATGTCCATTAGGGGCCAGCAAGACGAGACCGTGCCAAGCATCACGAAAGCCGACAACCTCAATGAGTCCATCATCAACATAAGGCGCAGTCAGGTCTCTCTGCATACATTGACAGGTAAGATTGTTAATTTCTGCAAAAGCAAGTCATCAATATGACAATGCGACTCAGTCGAATGTTTGCAAGAAGGGAAACTTACGTCTTGTTTCTTCCTTGTGCCAGGAGTTCCCCAGGGATTGAATCCTCCCGAGAAACTTGGCAAATTGAGACAGATAATTGATCGAATACTGAAAGAAAAGAAAGTTTGTTGATTTTCTTTGTAACTGGCCGTAATGCAATTCTTACACATAATGAAAACCAAAATTCCAAATGTATGCCACCTCAACTACAAGAAATTAGCAGGTGGCAAATTGATTGAACAAAGTAGGCGCAGGCATTTAAGATGTGCCAAATAAAAATTGCCTAACTGTACACAAATACTGCTGATACTGCAAAAAGGGAATAATGATTTATTTACCTGCTGGGGATTTTAAGCTCTTCCCATTTGGCACCAGGTCTTTTCATGATCTTCACCTTTGCAAGTTGAGAAATGTTCCTGAAAATGGGAGTTCGAAATGTCATATACATATCTGAGGTCAAGGTATATAAGAACTCTTAAAAGCTGATGGCTAAGTTATTGTGAGTTCTACCTACAGATCTAAATTGATTGATACTTTCATAGCTCAATAAAGCATCAAAACGCTAATAGTTGGAAAATAAAGATAACATGAGCAAGACCAAAAGCACAATGGTTGCATTACTGATAAACTACCTTGAAGAAGAATGGGTTAGAGAAGGAGCAAACCATCCTTGTTTAAGTCCAAGTTTAGCATATGTACCCTGCATACAAAAATGCATCGCAAGACTCATCATACATTTATACATCACACAGGCGGGCTAGCAATTCTGATTTCTGAATTACCAATCAACTCAAAGGAAAGGATAAAGAAAATTGTTTCCCACACAAACACACCAAAAAAATACCTGATTCGTTAGCTGGTTTTTAAACTTCTCTGGATTTTTCTTCCTTTCAGAGTGGAACCCATAAGACACTTGAGCATCCATACCTGCAGTGTATAAAATCATGGTCATATTCATAATTTCTTGCATGATTCAAAATCAGGACACGCTTACACATTTACTAGAAAATGGATCCCATAATTTTGAACTCTGAGGCATGTACTATGGTAGTGAGAACTGAGAACTAGCATGCACCAACAAATATAGTTATGAAAAATGTTTATCGTCTGAAATTGTCACAAGCCTTTGTCTAAAATATAAGCTAAGCAGTAAGCAGAGGAACTCTTACCCATACTAAAGTAATTCCAAAATCCTCCACGGAATGTGTGGTAACCCTCCTGAACAAAGACATAATTGGTTAATAAACTCGTAACATTTCCAAGTCTATAAATGGCATTTACACGTGATGGTCCATTGTTAATATTACATTAGTAATTGAAGGATTAACAATAAATAGTAGCAGCAGAAATATGTCCTACCACATTGAGCTCATCGGCGCCTGTTACACGGTGGAACGCATGCAGTGAATGAGGCAGCTCTAACGGGGCAATGGGATCACATGGACCTTCCTGTGGAACTCGCATCCTCATGATGATATGCCAACTGAAATAGTAAAGTGCATCTAGATTGAGTGTTCTGTCATAAGCAGAATAGAGGACATGTTTTACTTATGCATTAAACTGACTGGGACAACAACTGGAAGTCTGGAATAGAGAAATAGTATGTGAAATGACCGTTCATGCCAAGATGTGCACGCTAATCAGAAGATAGTTTCTTTTCAGAAGCACATTATAGGTGAGACAATACCTATCAATGCTCATTTCTCTTGCTTCTTTCACTAGCCCAAGGAAGGATTTGACTGCCTCTTTGTCAGTAGCTGGGTTCTTCTTTCCCTGCAGTTCAAGTTAAAATGAATATCAAAAACTTAATTCCTGGTGAACTGAGGAAGCAAGGTATAGAAAATTCAGGCCTTGCACTGTGCGCAGACCAGGTAAAAAGAACATGTCAAAGGAAACTGACAACCGTGTACATTAAAACAAGAAGTTGCATTCCTCATGGAACAGCCAAACAAGAAAATTAACTTGTGGTACTGGTATGTTCTTTTGTTTGTCAGGAACACATAAATGTTCCAGTAACATCAAACATGAGGTACATAAAGAGAAATATTCATCATACATTAAGAGAATATGTGCTCGTAAGTCATAACAAAAATTAGGCACTAGCATTACCCATCCGAATGAAAAAGGAAGGTTGTTTCCGGTTCCCAGAGGCACAGTAGCAACAGGGGGTGAGTGCATAAGCTTCAGATCACTAACTACTCCAAGCAGCCAACTTGCGGTGCCATCACCACCAGCAACCTGTTTGAAAGCTCCTTAGTTCAGACAAAGAAACAGGACATTCTTTTGTACATTATTAAGATTATGAAGGTAGGACACTCACAATTAGTCTCAGGCTCTTCTCAATTTGAATAGCAAGAGGGTCACCGTTAGACTTTAGCCTTTGAAAGTTGGCATACAACCTGTGCAGCACCTTGTCAGGGGACTCTTCAGAGAGATCAAAAACCTGTGAAAAGGTGAATGATGTAAATCTCCCCAGCAATCAGAACATGATTTAAAGAGCTACTGCAGATCAAGGGATCAAAGTAATGCACTGTTTCAGCATCACAGCTTCTGCAACTGCTAGGCCAGGTACCTGTGCTTCATTGAGAACTTCACGGTATGATTTGATCAAACCACTTCCAAGTTGGCCACCGCTTCTAGAGTTGATGAAGACCACCACGGGACAAATTGGTGCATTATCAATGATGACTGGTTCAGAGTCTGGCTTTAGTATGTAGTCTGGAATGTGGTAGTCCGACAGCGGCCCGCATGACTTGCTGCCAGAACCGTTAGTGCTAATCGCACATCCGTCCATCCTGCAGTCCATCCTGCACATCATGGTAGACAATTTTAGTACCTTATGAACACTCTCTGCACTAGCAATCTACCACTCATTCTACAAGTGTGAGTGAGGAAGTTGAAAAATTAAAGAAGTGGTGGTTCAAAAGTATCTTTTAGAACCAAGTACCATAGCCATCCCCATTAATGAACTGCAACACCCAAGTCATTCTCCAATAAAAGCATGCCAGTAgcagttcatcaagattcttgatgcAAAGTCAATTAAGTGTAATTGCGTGACAGGAAATATTTCTAGACTGGAAAATGAACGAAACAGAGTTCACATCGCATTTACCAACCACAAATTGTGGGCGCATTTGGTACAAAAAATTATGTCCATACCATGTCGAAAAGATTTAAACTGGAAAATCATTTAAAGCGAGGATGGCATGGGGCCTGGTGCCACACATGGAAATGACACCTGGATGGTATTTTCTAACTCAGCGATCTTTACAACTGTACCAAAGCAGGAGTATCGCCAAACAAAAATAACACTCATATCCTTGCGCATCCCATGACTGCACAAAATTCCCGTTACCATCTTGGGAAAACAGCGCTGTGTGCCAGCGCAGTGCGGTAGTACACAAAGTAGCAACGAGAACGAACCATGAAGCAGAATAAAGTATGGCACAAGAAGCGGATGCAGAACTTGAAACAACTAAACAAGACGCTTTGTACTACTCTCGAAGTTATATACAGTACTGCAGAAGAAGAATCGGAAGTGAATTCCGCTGCGACGATGCTACCAGTTCATCTTGGGAGGAGCAATGCGACACGCCCACAGCCGCCCACAATTTCTTCGACGAACCATTGACGCTAACCGCGGAAAGAAGCAGGCAAGCCATGTGTCGTGCCGTGTAGGAAATAAAAGGCCCGGCAACTGAAGCCCTCCGCCAGAGGAAGAACCAGATCCCCAACCCACAGCAACACGCCAACACAACACCCATCGGGAATCAGGCCAACGCCCATGAAGTAACCGCCGCGCGTGGATCTAGAGGGGGAGAGACAGATGCAGCGACCACCGACAGCAGAGACATGGATCGAATTCCGGTAACCGGAATGCGGGGGAAAACGATGACCCAAGAAAAGAAAATATCTCCGGGCAAAAGATCCCCTCGCAAGATTCAGAGTGGTCGGTGGCCGGCCGTGGATCTTTACCTGGACTGCCCGGCGGGTTCGGAAAGGTCGGGGGAGGCTCGGCGCGTCCGGCGGATTCGGTGGATGGACTGCCCGGAGACCGAGGGGGGAGGAGTTGGGGGAGATTCTTCGTGGGAGCGGGGGTACTAATAGGGGAGTGGGGGCGAGTGGATTCGGGGTTGGGGTGCTTgggatggtggtggtggcggcgagcGCCGAGCGGGCGGGCGAGGACGGCGAGGAAAGAGCAGAGGAAAACGACCCCCGGTCCTGGCCTGCGGTTCATCATGGAGTGGGGAGGCGGGCGTCAGCAGTTTGTCCAAGTCCGCAACGTCCCACTGGCGTCCGCGGTGGCCCGCCGCGCTTCTGACTTttcccttccttttcttttcttttctttcctttcttATTAGTTTGTTTATTATAGGATGAGCAAACCATATATACGGAAGTAATTACTggaagaaaaaaaaacataaataaaaggtAGTATATGTAGTTGTAATAAGAAACTAGaacaatgcccgtgtgttgcaacggaatATAAATCTTCTAGTACGTTGGCTTGTGATTTACCTGTCTataataatgcgattgtgtaaatGGAATGATCATCAAATTCTGCCCATGAATTACCTTATATTTCGATTCGAAGTTTGGTAAGTAAAATAGTAAATTAAAGTGAAATTAGTTCAGATGGTAAGTAAATGAAGTTGATTTATTATCATACAAGGAAGGTTGAACGAAGGGGTggtgggaagaaaggtgaaataggaaccttacattctttttaagtagtagagatagagaagaGATATTTTGATTCGAAGTTTGGTAAGTAAAATAGTAATTAAAGTGAAATTGGTTCAcaaggtaagtaaattaagttgATTTATTATCATAGaaggaaggttggacgaaggggtgaTGAAAAAAAAGGTGAAATGAaaaccttacgttctttttaagtagtagagatagtTTGTTTATTATAGGATGAGCAGACCATATATATGGAAGTAATTATTGGAagaaaaaaaacataaataaaaggtATATGTAGCTGTAATAAGAAACTAGaacaatgcccgtgtgttgcaacgggatataaatctTCTAGTACGTCGGCTTGTGATTTACCTGTCTATAATAATGCAATTGTGTAAATGGAATGATCATTAAATTCTGCCCATGAATTACCTTATATTTCGATCCGAAGTTTGGTAAGTAAAATAGTAAATTAAAGTGGAATTagttcagaaggtaagtaaattaagttgATTTATTATCATCCAAGGAAGGTTGAACGAAGGGTGGCGGGAAGAAAGGTGAAATAGGaaccttacattctttttaagtagtagagattatTGGTTTGTTTATTATAGGATGAGCAAACCATATATACGGAAGTAATTACTggaagaaaaaaaaacataaataaaaggtAGTATATGTAGTTGTAATAAGAAACTAGaacaatgcccgtgtgttgcaacggaatATAAATCTTCTAGTACACtagcttgtgatttacctgtcTATAATAATGTGATTGTGTAAATGAATGATCATCAAATTCTGCTCATGAATTACCTTATATTTCGATCCGAAGTTTGGTAAGTAAAATAGTAAATTAAAGTGAAATTAGTTAGATGGTAAGTAAATGAAGTTGATTTATTATCATACAAGGAAGGTTGAACGAAGGGGTggtgggaagaaaggtgaaatAGGAACCTTACATTCTTTTGAAGTAGTAGAGAAGAGATATTTTGATTCGAAGTTTGGTAAGTAAAATAGTAATTAAAGTGaaattggttcagaaggtaagtaaattaactTGATTTATTATCATACAAGGCAGGTTGGACAAAGGGGTGatgaaaagaaagatgaaatgggAACCTTACATTCTTTTTAGGCAGTAGAGATAGTAATTGAAGTGCCACCGAACGACCACCACTGTCGTGTGTTTTTTTTTCGAAAACGATCAGATGTATTATAAAAGACCACCGAACGATCACTACTGCCATCAAATGAGCCGTCGACGTGCCGCTATCACCGCTCCCCTATTGAAGCCAGATTGACCTTATCGGAGCTGGCTTTACCTTGTCAATGACAGCCGGGAAGCCATGGTCTGAGGAATGATGCGTCGAGCCATGATAAGAGGAAGGCGGTCTCACGGTTGGAAA is a window encoding:
- the LOC123047244 gene encoding diacylglycerol kinase 5, with the translated sequence MDCRMDGCAISTNGSGSKSCGPLSDYHIPDYILKPDSEPVIIDNAPICPVVVFINSRSGGQLGSGLIKSYREVLNEAQVFDLSEESPDKVLHRLYANFQRLKSNGDPLAIQIEKSLRLIVAGGDGTASWLLGVVSDLKLMHSPPVATVPLGTGNNLPFSFGWGKKNPATDKEAVKSFLGLVKEAREMSIDSWHIIMRMRVPQEGPCDPIAPLELPHSLHAFHRVTGADELNVEGYHTFRGGFWNYFSMGMDAQVSYGFHSERKKNPEKFKNQLTNQGTYAKLGLKQGWFAPSLTHSSSRNISQLAKVKIMKRPGAKWEELKIPSSIRSIICLNLPSFSGGFNPWGTPGTRKKQDRDLTAPYVDDGLIEVVGFRDAWHGLVLLAPNGHGTRLAQAHRIRFEFHKGAADHTFMRVDGEPWKQPLPSNDETVVVEISHLRQVTMLANGHCKSKSVEDPMTPSSHGHENDDSDSLEDEDEWKEGRKKFGAADTFKLPDEVDIAHLS